The Anabrus simplex isolate iqAnaSimp1 chromosome 1, ASM4041472v1, whole genome shotgun sequence genome window below encodes:
- the LOC136869658 gene encoding uncharacterized protein, whose amino-acid sequence MWNLSLFIVSPLLVWSVIAIEEQDFSRDPRWFLGGNTITKFVLDNKAVTEITPSSCVVVQPSLPPCKSLRALSVDSSPPTRVETTKLVELHEIGDVEAIRSKTLGRSWYRYGSVVETSEPVIQTTPIAPTAMTAGWWGKDVTVTSTIYASETLKLQDPKHVVTFSVTGCKPSRMPFDLDYCDKSPQNELP is encoded by the exons ATGTGGAACCTATCACTTTTTATCGTCAGTCCCCTGCTGGTATGGAGCGTCATAGCCATCGAGGAACAGGATTTCTCTAGAGATCCCCGCTGGTTCCTTGGAGGTAACACTATCACCAAGTTTGTACTGGATAACAAAGCGGTGACTGAAATAACACCGTCGTCCTGTGTCGTTGTGCAGCCATCATTACCTCCGTGCAAGAGTCTACGAGCACTCAGTGTTGATTCATCCCCTCCTACCAG GGTGGAAACTACCAAGCTGGTGGAATTACACGAGATTGGCGATGTCGAGGCTATTCGCTCCAAGACTTTAGGACGCAGCTGGTATCGCTACGGCTCTGTGGTCGAAACCAGCGAGCCTGTCATTCAGACCACACCCATCGCTCCAACGGCGATGACTGCCGGCTGGTGGGGCAAGGACGTCACCGTCACCAGTACCATCTATGCCTCGGAGACGCTCAAATTACAGGACCCTAAGCACGTCGTCACGTTCTCCGTGACAGGCTGTAAACCTTCCCGCATGCCCTTTGATCTGGATTACTGTGACAAGTCTCCCCAGAACGAGCTCCCTTAA